From the genome of Ictalurus punctatus breed USDA103 chromosome 28, Coco_2.0, whole genome shotgun sequence, one region includes:
- the map7d2a gene encoding MAP7 domain-containing protein 2 isoform X8 produces the protein MAESGGRGKMAESARRAETGGTGAAGPAKMMTSSPVSEKKHQRNGHASPAHQSANQSSPTAGKQTEMLTPPSVSEKKPLTNGSASPVRHPANSSNSQTGNQCVESLLKTDDRMRLARERREERERSLAMREQALMEKERRSRLQYERTREERWRRLEEQRQKEEQRRAAVEEKRRQQLEEEKERLEALMRKSLERSLQLENRNKRGTWGMNGQSDYALPHDLIASSLATNELCNVPSSPHRSLYSASPSRRRANTVAMEMGGANSAPNTPKKERLRTERRTPTGSPVRRDESPAVVIRRSTSPKLTPKSRNQSPVPLHHFPPSPLRHRASTPITDDNKFTANRQAQEVKGRDPADKKLLTETEVSAGSVRGTCKAENPKPADRSADRSTEHSPLTAGKAVAGATDGDEVARVLEERRCRIQKEQEEKDRLKAEQLKKKQEEKEMKEEKRRKADEEKELQEKQEVERELMKQQEEQERQQRKKRIEEIMKRTRRSDGEMKREESQERGSPPSHTHSHALSPPGEVQVNAKVKGEVKAPPTGAQVSSSPQNQTLLRGQVKPRTPERIMKQHESAEKSSHTPAQVLHDTPSLNSPDRRGAAVKVEVAPVAPQRSSPVREEQSAQVRKINSPSEKLLESQVKISAENHEKKHLPVKERERGTGQVISPDLTQVIRQETRGMVKSSPSEQLKSPTSQQVNSQVKGSTSEQVNSPVNGPTSQQVNSPVKGPTSQQVNSPVKGPTSQQVNSPVKGPTSQEMNSQMRSPISQQVNSQVKGSTSEQVNSPVKGPTSQQVNSPVKGPTSQQVNSQMRSPTSQQVNSPVKGPTSQQMNSPVKGPTSQQVNSPVKGPTSQEMNSQMRSPTSQEMNSQMRNPTSQQVNSQVKGSTSEQVNSPVKGPTSQQVNSQMRHPTSQQVNSPVKGPTSQEMNSQMRSPTSQEMNNQMRSPTSQEMNSQMRSPTSQQVNSQVKGSTSEQVNSPMKGPTSQQVNSQMRSPTSQQVNSPVKGPTSQEMNSQMRSPTSQQVNSPVKGPTSQQVNSQAKSPTLEQLNSPVKGPTNQQVNSQMRNPTSQQVNSQMRNPTSQQVNSQARSPTSQQVNSQVRSPTSQQVNSQVRSPTSQQVNSQMRSPTSQQVNSQMRSPTSQEGPSLVKNPTTQQVNIQVKREQVNGQVSSQVKAIMTSSQVTSKKTSSSSSPLSPLPPPQLSPPLSDLEYLEKRGGARKQLADEVQSVEVSPVSKEELISIPKFSPISEVQNVVNNTRALEDLLDLTGHVTYPIMPRSTALGDCNKNVIEPKQTSNTLNMRSRKE, from the exons ATGGCGGAATCCG GAGGGAGAGGGAAGATGGCGGAGAGCGCGAGACGCGCAGAGACCGGAGGTACAGGTGCAGCAGgtccag CTAaaatgatgacatcatcaccagTTTCTGAAAAGAAACATCAGAGAAATGGCCACGCCTCCCCAGCTcaccaatcagccaatcagagcagcCCGACTGCTGGTAAGCAGA CTGAAATGTTGACTCCGCCCTCTGTGTCAGAGAAGAAGCCTCTGACGAATGGGAGCGCTTCACCTGTCCGCCATCCAGCCAATAGCAGCAACAGCCAGACAGGAAACCAAT gTGTGGAGTCTCTCCTCAAAACAGATGACAGGATGCGactggccagagagagacgagaggagagagagagaagtctgG cgATGAGGGAGCAGGCTCTGATGGAGAAGGAGCGGCGTTCTCGTCTGCAGTACGAGAGAACGAGGGAGGAGAGGTGGAGGCGTCTGGAGgagcagagacagaaggaggagCAGCGCAGGGCTGctgtggaggagaagagaaggcAGCAGCTGGAGGAGGAAAAG gAACGCCTGGAAGCTCTGATGAGGAAATCACTGGAGCGAAGTCTTCAACTGGAGAACAGAAACAAACGGGGGACCTGGGGGATGAACGGACAGA GCGACTATGCCCTCCCCCATGACCTCATCGCTTCCTCTCTTGCTACCAACGAATTATGCAACG TTCCCTCCAGTCCTCACAGGTCCCTGTACTCCGCGTCACCGAGCCGTCGCCGTGCCAACACTGTAGCCATGGAGATGGGCGGGGCAAATTCAGCCCCCAATACCCCGAAG aaggaGAGGTTGCGTACAGAGAGAAGGACGCCGACTGGATCACCTGTGAGACGAGACGAATCTCCTGCTGTTGTCATTCGGCGCTCCACCTCAccaaa gttgaCTCCTAAGAGTCGTAATCAGTCTCCTGTCCCACTCCATCATTTCCCTCCGTCCCCGCTGAGACACAGAGCCTCCACACCCATCACAGACGACAACAAGTTCACCGCTAACAGACAAGCCCAAGAGGTCAAAGGTCGTGACCCTGCAGATAAAAAGCTGCTGACCGAGACGGAGGTCAGTGCAGGAAGTGTGAGAGGAACCTGTAAAGCGGAGAACCCCAAACCTGCAGACAGGAGCGCGGATAGGAGCACAG AACATTCACCTCTGACCGCTGGAAAGGCCGTCGCCGGGGCAACGGATGGAGACGAGGTGGCTCGGGTTTTGGAGGAGAGACGGTGTCGTATACAGAAGGAGCAGGAGGAAaaggacag GCTGAAAGCTGAGCAGCTGAAGAAGAAGCAGGAGGAAAAAGAGatgaaggaggagaagaggagaaaagcagatgaagagaaggagctgcaggag aaacaggaagtagaGAGAGAGCTGATGAAGCAGCAGGAAGAGCAAGAGCGACAGCAGAGGAAAAAG AGAATCGAGGAGATCATGAAGAGGACGCGGAGGAGCGATGGAGAAATGAAG CGAGAGGAGAGTCAGGAGCGTGGTTCCCctccgtcacacacacactcgcacgctCTGTCTCCGCCGG GTGAAGTCCAGGTGAACGCAAAGGTAAAGGGTGAGGTGAAAGCCCCGCCCACTGGTGCACAGGTGAGCTCCTCCCCACAAAACCAG ACGCTGTTACGTGGACAGGTGAAGCCACGCACACCTGAACGCATCATGAAGCAGCATGAGAGTGCAGAGAAGAgttcacacacacctgcacaggtGCTGCACGACACTCCATCATTAAACTCTCCTGATCGTAGAGGAGCAGCTGTAAAAGTGGAAGTTGCTCCAGTGGCACCTCAGAGAAGCTCACCTGtgagagaggaacagagcgCTCAGGTGAGGAAGATAAACAGTCCATCAGAGAAACTGCTGGAGTCGCAGGTGAAGATCTCTGCTGAAAACCATGAGAAGAAACATCTACCAGTcaaggagagagagcgaggaacAGGCCAGGTGATCAGCCCTGATCTTACACAGGTGATCAGACAGGAGACCAGGGGCATGGTTAAAAGTTCCCCTTCTGAACAATTGAAGAGTCCAACCTCCCAACAGGTGAACAGCCAGGTGAAAGGTTCTACCTCTGAACAGGTGAACAGCCCAGTGAATGGTCCAACCTCCCAACAGGTGAACAGTCCAGTGAAGGGTCCAACCTCCCAACAGGTGAACAGTCCAGTGAAGGGTCCAACCTCCCAACAGGTGAACAGTCCAGTGAAGGGTCCAACCTCCCAAGAGATGAACAGCCAAATGAGGAGTCCAATCTCCCAACAGGTGAACAGCCAGGTGAAAGGTTCTACCTCTGAACAGGTGAACAGTCCAGTGAAGGGTCCAACCTCCCAACAGGTGAACAGTCCAGTGAAGGGTCCAACCTCCCAACAGGTGAACAGCCAAATGAGGAGTCCAACCTCCCAACAGGTGAACAGCCCAGTGAAGGGTCCAACCTCCCAACAGATGAACAGCCCAGTGAAGGGTCCAACCTCCCAACAGGTGAACAGTCCAGTGAAGGGTCCAACCTCCCAAGAGATGAATAGTCAAATGAGGAGTCCAACCTCCCAAGAGATGAACAGCCAAATGAGGAATCCAACCTCCCAACAGGTGAACAGCCAGGTGAAAGGTTCTACCTCTGAACAGGTGAACAGTCCAGTGAAGGGTCCAACCTCCCAACAGGTGAACAGCCAAATGAGGCATCCAACCTCCCAACAGGTGAACAGTCCAGTGAAGGGTCCAACCTCCCAAGAGATGAACAGCCAAATGAGGAGTCCAACCTCCCAAGAGATGAACAACCAAATGAGGAGTCCAACCTCCCAAGAGATGAACAGCCAAATGAGGAGTCCAACCTCCCAACAGGTGAACAGCCAGGTGAAAGGTTCTACCTCTGAACAGGTGAACAGTCCAATGAAGGGTCCAACCTCCCAACAGGTGAACAGCCAAATGAGGAGTCCAACCTCCCAACAGGTGAACAGTCCAGTGAAGGGTCCAACCTCCCAAGAGATGAACAGCCAAATGAGGAGTCCAACCTCCCAACAGGTGAACAGCCCAGTGAAGGGTCCAACCTCCCAACAGGTGAACAGCCAGGCAAAAAGTCCAACCTTGGAGCAGTTGAACAGCCCAGTGAAGGGTCCAACCAACCAACAGGTGAACAGCCAAATGAGGAATCCAACCTCCCAACAGGTGAACAGCCAAATGAGGAATCCAACCTCCCAACAGGTGAACAGCCAAGCGAGGAGTCCAACCTCCCAACAGGTGAACAGCCAAGTGAGGAGTCCAACCTCCCAACAGGTGAACAGCCAAGTGAGGAGTCCAACCTCCCAACAGGTGAACAGCCAAATGAGGAGTCCAACCTCCCAACAGGTGAACAGCCAAATGAGGAGTCCAACCTCCCAGGAGGGACCCAGCTTGGTGAAAAACCCCACCACCCAGCAGGTGAACATCCAGGTGAAGCGTGAGCAAGTGAATGGCCAGGTGAGCTCGCAGGTGAAAGCTATCATGACATCGTCACAGGTGACATCAAAGAAGACATCAAGTAGCTCCTCCCCCCTCAGCCCACTTCCTCCACCACAGCTCTCACCTCCTCTCAGTGACCTGGAGTATCTGGAGAAAAGGGGCGGGGCCAGAAAGCAGTTGGCTGATGAGGTGCAGTCAGTGGAAGTCAG CCCCGTGTCTAAAGAGGAACTCATCTCCATTCCCAAGTTTTCTCCCATCTCTGAAGTTCAGAATGTTGTGAACAACACACGAGCGCTGGAGGACCTGCTGGATCtgactggtcatgtgacatatcCCATAATGCCTCGCAGCACTGCGCTGGGAGACTGCAACAAAAACGTGATTGAGCCGAAACAGACTTCTAACACACTGAACATGAGAAGCAGAAAGGAGTGA
- the map7d2a gene encoding MAP7 domain-containing protein 2 isoform X7 — MAESAKMMTSSPVSEKKHQRNGHASPAHQSANQSSPTAGKQTEMLTPPSVSEKKPLTNGSASPVRHPANSSNSQTGNQCVESLLKTDDRMRLARERREERERSLAMREQALMEKERRSRLQYERTREERWRRLEEQRQKEEQRRAAVEEKRRQQLEEEKERLEALMRKSLERSLQLENRNKRGTWGMNGQSDYALPHDLIASSLATNELCNVHHGHMTSVDNLSLLRLCTHTHSSLARCSSDAQLCVPCPRYTVPSSPHRSLYSASPSRRRANTVAMEMGGANSAPNTPKKERLRTERRTPTGSPVRRDESPAVVIRRSTSPKLTPKSRNQSPVPLHHFPPSPLRHRASTPITDDNKFTANRQAQEVKGRDPADKKLLTETEVSAGSVRGTCKAENPKPADRSADRSTEHSPLTAGKAVAGATDGDEVARVLEERRCRIQKEQEEKDRLKAEQLKKKQEEKEMKEEKRRKADEEKELQEKQEVERELMKQQEEQERQQRKKRIEEIMKRTRRSDGEMKREESQERGSPPSHTHSHALSPPGEVQVNAKVKGEVKAPPTGAQVSSSPQNQTLLRGQVKPRTPERIMKQHESAEKSSHTPAQVLHDTPSLNSPDRRGAAVKVEVAPVAPQRSSPVREEQSAQVRKINSPSEKLLESQVKISAENHEKKHLPVKERERGTGQVISPDLTQVIRQETRGMVKSSPSEQLKSPTSQQVNSQVKGSTSEQVNSPVNGPTSQQVNSPVKGPTSQQVNSPVKGPTSQQVNSPVKGPTSQEMNSQMRSPISQQVNSQVKGSTSEQVNSPVKGPTSQQVNSPVKGPTSQQVNSQMRSPTSQQVNSPVKGPTSQQMNSPVKGPTSQQVNSPVKGPTSQEMNSQMRSPTSQEMNSQMRNPTSQQVNSQVKGSTSEQVNSPVKGPTSQQVNSQMRHPTSQQVNSPVKGPTSQEMNSQMRSPTSQEMNNQMRSPTSQEMNSQMRSPTSQQVNSQVKGSTSEQVNSPMKGPTSQQVNSQMRSPTSQQVNSPVKGPTSQEMNSQMRSPTSQQVNSPVKGPTSQQVNSQAKSPTLEQLNSPVKGPTNQQVNSQMRNPTSQQVNSQMRNPTSQQVNSQARSPTSQQVNSQVRSPTSQQVNSQVRSPTSQQVNSQMRSPTSQQVNSQMRSPTSQEGPSLVKNPTTQQVNIQVKREQVNGQVSSQVKAIMTSSQVTSKKTSSSSSPLSPLPPPQLSPPLSDLEYLEKRGGARKQLADEVQSVEVSPVSKEELISIPKFSPISEVQNVVNNTRALEDLLDLTGHVTYPIMPRSTALGDCNKNVIEPKQTSNTLNMRSRKE, encoded by the exons ATGGCGGAATCCG CTAaaatgatgacatcatcaccagTTTCTGAAAAGAAACATCAGAGAAATGGCCACGCCTCCCCAGCTcaccaatcagccaatcagagcagcCCGACTGCTGGTAAGCAGA CTGAAATGTTGACTCCGCCCTCTGTGTCAGAGAAGAAGCCTCTGACGAATGGGAGCGCTTCACCTGTCCGCCATCCAGCCAATAGCAGCAACAGCCAGACAGGAAACCAAT gTGTGGAGTCTCTCCTCAAAACAGATGACAGGATGCGactggccagagagagacgagaggagagagagagaagtctgG cgATGAGGGAGCAGGCTCTGATGGAGAAGGAGCGGCGTTCTCGTCTGCAGTACGAGAGAACGAGGGAGGAGAGGTGGAGGCGTCTGGAGgagcagagacagaaggaggagCAGCGCAGGGCTGctgtggaggagaagagaaggcAGCAGCTGGAGGAGGAAAAG gAACGCCTGGAAGCTCTGATGAGGAAATCACTGGAGCGAAGTCTTCAACTGGAGAACAGAAACAAACGGGGGACCTGGGGGATGAACGGACAGA GCGACTATGCCCTCCCCCATGACCTCATCGCTTCCTCTCTTGCTACCAACGAATTATGCAACG TCcatcacggtcacatgacctcTGTGGACAACCTGTCATTACTTCgtctctgtacacacacacactcctcactcGCTCGCTGCAGCAGTGACGCCCAGCTGTGTGTGCCCTGCCCACGgtacacag TTCCCTCCAGTCCTCACAGGTCCCTGTACTCCGCGTCACCGAGCCGTCGCCGTGCCAACACTGTAGCCATGGAGATGGGCGGGGCAAATTCAGCCCCCAATACCCCGAAG aaggaGAGGTTGCGTACAGAGAGAAGGACGCCGACTGGATCACCTGTGAGACGAGACGAATCTCCTGCTGTTGTCATTCGGCGCTCCACCTCAccaaa gttgaCTCCTAAGAGTCGTAATCAGTCTCCTGTCCCACTCCATCATTTCCCTCCGTCCCCGCTGAGACACAGAGCCTCCACACCCATCACAGACGACAACAAGTTCACCGCTAACAGACAAGCCCAAGAGGTCAAAGGTCGTGACCCTGCAGATAAAAAGCTGCTGACCGAGACGGAGGTCAGTGCAGGAAGTGTGAGAGGAACCTGTAAAGCGGAGAACCCCAAACCTGCAGACAGGAGCGCGGATAGGAGCACAG AACATTCACCTCTGACCGCTGGAAAGGCCGTCGCCGGGGCAACGGATGGAGACGAGGTGGCTCGGGTTTTGGAGGAGAGACGGTGTCGTATACAGAAGGAGCAGGAGGAAaaggacag GCTGAAAGCTGAGCAGCTGAAGAAGAAGCAGGAGGAAAAAGAGatgaaggaggagaagaggagaaaagcagatgaagagaaggagctgcaggag aaacaggaagtagaGAGAGAGCTGATGAAGCAGCAGGAAGAGCAAGAGCGACAGCAGAGGAAAAAG AGAATCGAGGAGATCATGAAGAGGACGCGGAGGAGCGATGGAGAAATGAAG CGAGAGGAGAGTCAGGAGCGTGGTTCCCctccgtcacacacacactcgcacgctCTGTCTCCGCCGG GTGAAGTCCAGGTGAACGCAAAGGTAAAGGGTGAGGTGAAAGCCCCGCCCACTGGTGCACAGGTGAGCTCCTCCCCACAAAACCAG ACGCTGTTACGTGGACAGGTGAAGCCACGCACACCTGAACGCATCATGAAGCAGCATGAGAGTGCAGAGAAGAgttcacacacacctgcacaggtGCTGCACGACACTCCATCATTAAACTCTCCTGATCGTAGAGGAGCAGCTGTAAAAGTGGAAGTTGCTCCAGTGGCACCTCAGAGAAGCTCACCTGtgagagaggaacagagcgCTCAGGTGAGGAAGATAAACAGTCCATCAGAGAAACTGCTGGAGTCGCAGGTGAAGATCTCTGCTGAAAACCATGAGAAGAAACATCTACCAGTcaaggagagagagcgaggaacAGGCCAGGTGATCAGCCCTGATCTTACACAGGTGATCAGACAGGAGACCAGGGGCATGGTTAAAAGTTCCCCTTCTGAACAATTGAAGAGTCCAACCTCCCAACAGGTGAACAGCCAGGTGAAAGGTTCTACCTCTGAACAGGTGAACAGCCCAGTGAATGGTCCAACCTCCCAACAGGTGAACAGTCCAGTGAAGGGTCCAACCTCCCAACAGGTGAACAGTCCAGTGAAGGGTCCAACCTCCCAACAGGTGAACAGTCCAGTGAAGGGTCCAACCTCCCAAGAGATGAACAGCCAAATGAGGAGTCCAATCTCCCAACAGGTGAACAGCCAGGTGAAAGGTTCTACCTCTGAACAGGTGAACAGTCCAGTGAAGGGTCCAACCTCCCAACAGGTGAACAGTCCAGTGAAGGGTCCAACCTCCCAACAGGTGAACAGCCAAATGAGGAGTCCAACCTCCCAACAGGTGAACAGCCCAGTGAAGGGTCCAACCTCCCAACAGATGAACAGCCCAGTGAAGGGTCCAACCTCCCAACAGGTGAACAGTCCAGTGAAGGGTCCAACCTCCCAAGAGATGAATAGTCAAATGAGGAGTCCAACCTCCCAAGAGATGAACAGCCAAATGAGGAATCCAACCTCCCAACAGGTGAACAGCCAGGTGAAAGGTTCTACCTCTGAACAGGTGAACAGTCCAGTGAAGGGTCCAACCTCCCAACAGGTGAACAGCCAAATGAGGCATCCAACCTCCCAACAGGTGAACAGTCCAGTGAAGGGTCCAACCTCCCAAGAGATGAACAGCCAAATGAGGAGTCCAACCTCCCAAGAGATGAACAACCAAATGAGGAGTCCAACCTCCCAAGAGATGAACAGCCAAATGAGGAGTCCAACCTCCCAACAGGTGAACAGCCAGGTGAAAGGTTCTACCTCTGAACAGGTGAACAGTCCAATGAAGGGTCCAACCTCCCAACAGGTGAACAGCCAAATGAGGAGTCCAACCTCCCAACAGGTGAACAGTCCAGTGAAGGGTCCAACCTCCCAAGAGATGAACAGCCAAATGAGGAGTCCAACCTCCCAACAGGTGAACAGCCCAGTGAAGGGTCCAACCTCCCAACAGGTGAACAGCCAGGCAAAAAGTCCAACCTTGGAGCAGTTGAACAGCCCAGTGAAGGGTCCAACCAACCAACAGGTGAACAGCCAAATGAGGAATCCAACCTCCCAACAGGTGAACAGCCAAATGAGGAATCCAACCTCCCAACAGGTGAACAGCCAAGCGAGGAGTCCAACCTCCCAACAGGTGAACAGCCAAGTGAGGAGTCCAACCTCCCAACAGGTGAACAGCCAAGTGAGGAGTCCAACCTCCCAACAGGTGAACAGCCAAATGAGGAGTCCAACCTCCCAACAGGTGAACAGCCAAATGAGGAGTCCAACCTCCCAGGAGGGACCCAGCTTGGTGAAAAACCCCACCACCCAGCAGGTGAACATCCAGGTGAAGCGTGAGCAAGTGAATGGCCAGGTGAGCTCGCAGGTGAAAGCTATCATGACATCGTCACAGGTGACATCAAAGAAGACATCAAGTAGCTCCTCCCCCCTCAGCCCACTTCCTCCACCACAGCTCTCACCTCCTCTCAGTGACCTGGAGTATCTGGAGAAAAGGGGCGGGGCCAGAAAGCAGTTGGCTGATGAGGTGCAGTCAGTGGAAGTCAG CCCCGTGTCTAAAGAGGAACTCATCTCCATTCCCAAGTTTTCTCCCATCTCTGAAGTTCAGAATGTTGTGAACAACACACGAGCGCTGGAGGACCTGCTGGATCtgactggtcatgtgacatatcCCATAATGCCTCGCAGCACTGCGCTGGGAGACTGCAACAAAAACGTGATTGAGCCGAAACAGACTTCTAACACACTGAACATGAGAAGCAGAAAGGAGTGA